One Gossypium hirsutum isolate 1008001.06 chromosome A08, Gossypium_hirsutum_v2.1, whole genome shotgun sequence genomic window, ataatctttcagtacATATAAAAACCAGATTAAGCTGGTGGAAACAAGTTGCCGTATATACCATGACAGTAGCTGTTGCAGTATTACGAAGACCATAAGATAAGTTTCCACTACATATcaaaaatgaaaatggtaagcaGAAAGTAACATCTGACCGTTAGTAAAGAGGAGAAGTTACATTAGCAATATATAATTACAACTGAATTACCTCAAAATCCCAGCAAATGTAAATGGAACCACTGCATCTCCATGGAGGGACATAATCCAACGAATAGGTCTGCTGAACATGACCTATTTTAAGAAagcaaaaaagaaaggaaaaatagtaTGCTCTTTAAGATGTCTAAACTGGAAAGAATAACATATTATCCTCAGATTATGTTTCAAACAATTATGCAAACACGAAAACAGAGAACAAACAAGCCTTGAATAGAATATGCATTGCTAATGCTCACATAGACGAGAATGAAGGAGAAAAAAGGAATAATAGAAGTACCTGTGAGTTCCAGCGCATCGACTTTGGGAAAGTTATTTTAGCAAGCATTCCGGGCAATTCTTCAGATAAAACCTAACGTACACAAAAGATGCTTAcaaagataaacaaatcaaaatgccATAGATGCCCTGGTAAGAATGAGGCAGTTCAAAAGAGAAATGaaataacaaagaaaagaaagggacCATCATGGTGAGAAAAACTCAATGATTTAGAAAGCAAAAGAGAGATCAGAACTCAAACCTCCAAAGCAAATCGAGCGGATTCTTTTACACGGGCATAAACATACTCTGTTTTCCCTGAAAagcatttattataaaaataaagcaaCAAATCCATAAGTAACCATGATCTTTTTCACTGACAACGGGAACAAACTCATGCTAAAATAAAGATTACGTTTAGATGCAACCTAACCAGTTTCCATTAAATTGGAAGATGATCAGGTTTTTGCAGAAAACagaattttttcctttttgcagATAAAGCAAATGCAATGATACCATCTAAACATGAAAAGATATTGCATAGAGCTGTTCTAAAGATATCCTATAATAATTTGTTCCACTAATGTAAGGGCAAGGAATGTTATAAAGTACATAATCTACCAGAAAGGTAAATAATTTCTCTTGATTAATATAGTAACAGCAAGACAATTATTTATACCAAGTAGGTACAATTCATTGctctgaatttgagaaatttataCCAGTGGGAATGTAAGATGGATTTTTGtgtttgaccaaaaaaaaaagcatCACTTCTTTTTCAACATGACATGAAACTTAGGAGATCATAATAAATGTTGGTGAAGAAATACATAATGCCTGTTGTTTTCCTTCCTATTTGATGTTTTTATCATGATTGTAAGTTGTAACGCAACATATTAAGTAATTTTATCAAGAAAATAGATGAAGCACAGAATACCGAGACTCAAGCCTTATGCAGGAATCAAAATTGACTCACCATCTGCCTTTCTGAACAAAGAATCTAGTGGAACAGCATATCTGCGGCAAAAACCCTCAGCAGCCTGCAGTAAACAACAAATTTCATATAGGtagaaaccaaaataaaaagaaaaaatgcaaAACTCCAAGGGAACTGCCAGAATCTTCACTACTGAAGTTATACAGCCCAACAACCAAAATCACCAGACAAAACATCATACTTCCTTCTTCTCAGAAGAAAAATATATAGCAAAGCATAATAAGAGGCGACCAAAACCTTTGTAGGATTTCCCTGAGGGTCAAAGGCTTTCAAAGCGGGAGGTCCCCGAACCTCAAGCTCATTCTCTGCTTGCTTTGGACAAAGACTTTCAACAGATATCTGAAACGACGAAACAAGGCTTGGTTATCTAACATATAAAGAATTTAAGCATCTACCTGGTGCACATGATCATAGAGGAACTTccactaaataaataaaagacataacaatcaaaattaatatattagcAATCTGAAATGCATCACAATAAACATTTAACAATTCTGACAAATGCATCCCTATAATACACTTTAGGTATGTCCACACGGGATGCCCTGTTATACATCATGATGGGTTACTTGGACCAGCTAACATAAGAGATTCTTAGACATCAAATAATATATTGACAATGATGTTACACATTATGATAAACTTACAAGTGCAATCAGCTTTATATACACTCTTTCAAGTCTACATGTATAACCCCAGTTCATCACATCACAATTCAAGGTTTAACACGCTCAACTTCTTAACAGCAGCATCCCCAAAACAGACAGCATTTAAATAGACATGCAAATAAGAACTGCTGTAGACTACAAAATCACGCAAAATACAAAGTTGTACCACTAGTCTGCGAGGAGTGCCAAAAGCCTGAATGCCACCATGGTTCAATCTATGTTTTTCAAGTAGCTGCAACACTAAATCTTTAAGCTGCAATGACCAGAACCATATGTTCAGTCAacaacaaatattaaattaagcaAGCGTCCATCCAGAATTTTACAATTAAAAAGCcaaagaaagaaatgagaaaagCAAAATATGCCAAATGCCTTTCCCATTGGTAAGGATGCATATAAAACAGCCggtaaaatataaatcaaatacaCAACATGTCAGAAAGAGAAAGATGAATGCTCCATAAAAAATCAATCATACTTGCTGGCTTGCATTAACTACATCATGAGGTGGCATCTCTTCAGTCCCAATTTCAAGAACAAACAATCTTGGATCATGGTGCACCTGTgaaaaataattaagataaaCAAAAGATATTAATGAAGGTGAAAAAACAGTAGAAATTGTGTTTTGAATTTAAAGATACGGTTATCAAACACTCAAGAAAACGAGAACCttaaaagaaactatagaaataGCATTTAACAGAACTTTCAATGTGGAAAAACTAGAGCTGGATAAATAGAAACATTTCCAAGTTTCAACCAGAAAGGAACAAAAGAAAAGGTTTGGACTTGGGGGAAAAACAACAACAATGGTGGAGGTAATCTAGAGCATTTTTTGTCCACAGATGCAGAATAGGAAAATGTCAAGAAGATAACACATTTATGCTggaaaaatagatataaaaaaaaaattggagggaaATTTTATAAAAGCATCAACTGGCATATGTGTCTTAGTTATGTGTTCATTTATAGAAGACATCTTTACATTAAGTTAAGAGCAATGTAACATAGATTGCTTCCATTAAGCTATGTTCAGTTAAACATAGAATGCCTCCAGCCTCTATTCTTCCAGCTTTATAAGAAGAGGGAACAAGGAGGCATCACCAATCCACTTGTATGAAGTACCCCATCACTAGCATTCCATGCACCAATGCACTGGGGCGGTCTGGCTTATTGCAATACAAAACTATACATCATCATTTCAAAAAGGACATGTAACAGAAGACTGAAGCCAAAACTAAAAGTCTACGACAATGGTGTACCCCAAAGTTGAGCTACAACAGCACTATAAGTAGGCTGTTTGTGCAAGGATAACTTTCCAAAATCTTATAATTGGCATGTATCTAGGATCCATATAACTACATAAAAATTGAAAGagcaaaaacaaagaaataagacATTAGTTACAAGTAATCTCCCAATAGTCTAAGAAGTGCTATGACAAGAGGGGGGGGGGAAGTATTTAGACTAACCTTTTTGACTGCTGCCTCCAGAACCTCTTTAGGACATACATGGTCAACAGATTCAGAGACAACACCCAAAGGATGTCCAAGAGATTCTCGTGTCTTTAACCAGAGTAGAGCACATTGACGGGCTAAACTATAAACCAACAATGACAAGCACCATGAGAGATGCAGCACTAGAACAATGAAAAACAACTAAAAGAACAGAGCAATTTCTTTTGTTCAAGGAGAGGACTAATCATCTATCAATCATGCAGTCCATGCCTCAAGACTAGAATTAAAGggaaaaacaattaaataaacagAGCAATTTCTTTTGTTCAAGGGGGGGTCAATATCTATCAATCATGAAGTCCGTGCATCTTATAAATTTTTCTGTTGTACACATAGTTACAATGTAGAAATAGTATGTCTATCCAAAGGTTTCATATACTGGCTCTACATATACAGGATAGGAAGTATGCTTAACATATTGGGCCTTCTGTATCTCATCAGTTTCCAATATGAATAAAATGATATAATGGCAGAAAAGTATCATACCTGCGCATGCGACCAAAATAACGAGCACGCTCTGTTACTCCAACAAAGCCTCTAGAGTCCAAGATATTAAAAGCATGAGATGTCTTCAGAAGCTGGTCATACCTAGCATGTTGTTGAGAAAATGTTAACttgaaaggaaaataaataaggaaaaaatcAGGACTATAAAAAAGGTTGAAACAGTAGTAAACATACGCAGGAATTGGCAATCCTGAAGCAAGTAAGGAACGAGCTTCTtcctcaaaaaaatcaaaatgcttTTGAATATGGTCAACACTGGCATGTTCCAAATAATAAGCACTCATCTCCTTCCTGAAAGTACAATTCAATAAAACAATCATTTGCATTTTACATTAACAGTAACAGAAAAGCATTTCCAACCATTAGGCTGCAGATACTGATGAAGTCAACAggaataataaattaaagaagATAATCTAAGTCTGGGTTTCTTTGGAGAATCAATGTGTATCAAGCTATGGACCTTCAACACAACTCTCTGACCTAAAAGAATTCTGAAAAGAAGGCAAAAAAAATTTACTCATTTTCCATGAAAAGTTCACCATATGTGATCCCATCAGCATACTGAATTTTCTTAAAATGATCGACACCCTGCAAATTGTAACTGAAGTAACTTTAGGCAcactaaaagaataaaataaagcaGAAGAGAAGAAAGATGAACAATGTTATGAAATTCACCTGAAGTAACATAAGTATACGCTCAAGGCCATATGTGATTTCAACAGATATTGGTGACAATTGAAGACTTCCAgcctgagagagagagagaggaacaAGCTCATAGTCTGAGTAGTCGCGACTTTCAGAAAGAAAAACAGGACACATGTAGATATCAAAGAACAAACCTGCTGGAAATAGGTGAACTGAGTGATCTCCATACCATCCATCCAGATCTCCCAGCCCAAACCCCATGCACCCAGTACCTATAAGAATGTGAGGACAATAACACCAATTTGATGCTTAAAAAATCATAGTTTTGAAGTGCTCAAAGTTAGAAGGCAGCTGGTTCTAACTGATTACATGAAACTATGCAGATTGGAAAACATACATACACATAAAAGAAAGCCACCATGAAAATAATCATATTACCGGGCTCTCCCAATTGTCCTCAACAAACCGTATATCATGCTCACTAATGTCAATACCTGATACATACAAAGAAACATTAAAAAGCCAGAAATTCTTATCACTAACACCAaggtatattaaaaaaaaacatgatataaaattactaaaagagACTctaagaaaatcaaagaaaaagctAAAAGTTCTTATATTCTTCAAGCTTACATTGTTAACAAGCATTGATCTATATTGTTTTCATGTTCTTCATTTTTATCTCTTCCTTAGCTTATCTTCAACTTTGCTAACACTCTTCTACTAGAAGATTTATTTTGTTTGCAAACATATCTTAAAATGGGATTGTGTGATCTTGAAAGAATCATACTTAAGAATATGGGTAGAATTCTTAAGGGGATTAAAGGTTTCTATCTAAGCATAAAAGATAGAGACTGTAAGGTTATACCTTAACCACAAAGGTAATTTCTCGTTGGTGAATTTGGGAAACACCTTGGAAAAGAAGTGCCAAGAAAACAGGACGTAGGTGCTGACTTAAAGGACCAAACCTTTACGTATCGAATGTTTGATTCTCTATCCCTTAACCCTCATTTTTTTTACTAATCATTTTTTATTCTTGTCATTTCTGTTTATTTAGTTcattgatttgtaaaatttctATAGAACCAATTCAGCCCCAACTCTCTTGGTTCAATCCATATTTGGGCTAACACAATCCTTAGGCTGCATAAGAATGAAGCTATGATACAAACCATAGCAAGTtccacaaaaataaatcaaatgaataaGATTAGCACAAATGAGAGCAATGGCAGCATTAGAGAATTATGGCAACTTACAAGTAGAAACAAGCATCTAAATAGCAAAGCTCACCACTGTATATCAAGAATGGAAGAAAAGGAGGTGAACTAAATACCTAACGCTGAAAGGCTACGAATAAAGAGGTCTTGAGAATTTCCAGGATCAGGCTTTAGTATAACCTGAAACAGTCAAGGAAAAAGGTGTGAAAAGATAAAGGAAACTACAAAATGACTGCAAAGAAACAGCTTAACAAATCATTAAAATATCATAAACCCAACCCATTCAATAATCCGCACAAACCTGAAATTGAGTGTGGCGTTGGAGCCTATTAGGATTTTCCCCATAACGACTATCATCTGGACGGATGCTAGGTTCCGCATACCTTCAATAGAGAACTCCAAATTCTCCATTAGTAATGGGACATTAAAAGTTCAATGATGCATGAGATGCCATTCAGTATCTGAACAAGAAATTAACTATAGATGTTctctttcaataaaataaaataaaagtccaATTAACCCTAAATCCTAAGTCCTGAACCCAAAACTTGAAGAAAACATAACTGAAAATGGATGGACGAAAGTCCATGCAACACTGGCCAATAACTTGCAACAAAAACATCAAAGCCTTCCCCATTCTATTTAAGACAGACATGAGACATGTAAAACACACCCAAATGGAAAAAATTTAATCATGAAAATCAGACTCAAAAATTCAAAGGGTTAAAATGCataagtaatttatttaagttcaagaaacttgCAACCATAAGCATACTTACGCAACATTCCATGGTTCTGGACCAAGAACTCTCAAGTATGTCAAAGGATTCATAGTCCCGGCTCCAACCTACTCATTAGATATAAAACCTTAATGAATACTGACCGTCAATTAACAATAATTCAAACATCCGACgaaataaaaggaagaaaaaagtGGAAGAATATAATGATAAGGACAATTGTGCTAAATGAGCTTGCAAATGAAAAGAACTTAAAAAATCCGCCACAAATACACTTTCAAGCAAGTAAGAAGAAAACGATAAAACAATCACACCAATGAAATTAGGACATTACTGTTACATTACCTCGGTGTTGCTGCATTGCATTATAGCACATCCAACCGACGCCCAATATTCCTATCAAATTAGCAACAATTATACATAGTTTCCGTCCctaaatactttaattaattaataattagttaattaatagaGTGAAAACAGTCATCAATATAATGTAAGTAGTAGTTATGAGACCTGGAGTCTTTGAATAGCTtgttgaaatgtcagaacagAAGCTTTCTTCGGCTCATCGCTGGCATCTGTCGAGGACTGTTGCTGAACTGAAGAAGTGTGAACTGCGGAGGCGGCGGATGTTCGGCGGAAGTAGCGGCGGTTCAAAGGAGGCGGAGGCACGGTGAGGATGGCATTGGGCTTGGCGAGACGGAGGAGAGAGAAGTAAGGAGCGTTGGGCTTAAGAAAGGAAATGACTAAGGGGAAAGCAAGGATAGCCATTGCTGCTGGAGCAGTTTGTTTGAGGCTTGGATTAAGCCTTTTAGCTTATCCAAACAAATATATGTATTAGTTTCTgtgtttgattgaatgaaatgGGAATTGGATGAATAATTAGGAGAAATTGGTGTGGTTAATGATGGTGCGAGGTTAACACAGAAACATAAAACCCTACAGTTACTAGATAAAGGATAAAGAAGATAAGGagatttttcttttacattttttatgtcACTGCAAATAATCATATttgaaaacaaatattaaaaattatttatttattatggcAATAATCTTTTTGccagaaaaattaaattttaaaaatttattattatggtaATCATCTATTTGCCAGGGAGTTATTTATtagcttaaattaatataaaaaatataaaaaaatttaactcttagaaaatttattttatgaaacttTCCAtcatatatattctttatttaattatttaataatattttaatatttttttatgttattatacataattttagtaatttttttacctAAACTCTTAACAGTTCGAGGTTTAATGTTCAAGTTCATGATTTGAGACTCGAGGTTTGGAATTCATGAATCTGAATTTAAAGCTAAAGTTCAGGATTCAAAGATTTTGGTTCGgagattaaagtaaaaaaattaataaaattgtgTGGAAAAATTTACAATAATAAAGACCAATCAAATAATTTATTCTAAATCTTCTTTTTgagaaataataaattatataattatttttaattgcatTTGATGCCATTtactcaattttctttttcttaaacaCTTCTACTGCTAGGCTAACACATAATAATTACACCAATTAataatttaaggttttttttataattaaggtaTTCTTTGTctattttataataaatgaaatttttttagagtttattaccattctttcaataatttcatattcaaaatttaaatttacattaTCTTACTAAAAATATACTTTtctttattatatatacatagcTTATCTTTACACAAGAACGGTCTTTGTGAGGAGAGGGGAGGTGGAGGGGAGGAGGCAGTGATCATTGAGGAGACAATGATCTCAACCTTCCCAAAATAGTAAAATTGTTTTTTAActctctcaaaaatttataattcaattttcatcatgtttaatttttttttctactgTCACCCCTATTTGTGGAGCTGACTTGAATGAAACAAAACACTTTTTCTCAACAAATAGAGTAAAGAGATTCACTAACAATTCATGATCAACTATTTATATACTCGAAGAgtaccaaaattaaaatattagacattGATACCAATAATGAATATCTTCGTACAACCAAACATAATTTGAGCCTAGATTGGAGCTTCGTTTAAAACTGATCTAAGCAACAGAAAGTGGCCTTAGCATAGATTAATTCGATGTAGTTTTCCTGTTCTCAAACATTCCTTCAGTGCATGGCTTGCCTTGCTAGATACACTTGCAACTAAAAGTAATCTTTATGCATGGGAATACAAATACCCACAAAGACTGTATCCAAtgtgggaattgaagagggaaccAAGGACCATATTGTCTGCTACTGTAGTAGTCTAATGTGGATTATATTTGTTgcaagtgaaaatattttaattatccaAGAACTGTAATATTTTATAatgagtaaaatattaaaattatttttttacatcaCTAATTGACACTAAAATTATCAATAGACAACTTCTGTAGTCGCATGTACAACAAAAGATTCTTTTTACTCTAATTAAAATTTGGAGTGCTTATTAGAACTCAAGACACCTACAATTTATCTGATATTGTGAGAATTCTATAATAAGAATacctaaacataaaaataaaaatataaccaaCAGCTACTgataatagtttaaaatatatataatatagtaatGAATTACTTTTGTTagcgaatttttaaaaaaaacttcactAAGATTACAACTAATTAATACTTTACTGATATTTAtagatattaattaataaaatattatatgaatatatatttttaacacaattataaccaaaaaataattcaaatacaaACATATAAAAGTACTCATAACGACTTTTTGGACAGTTGAGACCTTCCTGTTCTTTATTTGCCAAAATAGCAAGCAGAAAAAATAAAGCCCATTTCTTTTAggtcacacaaaaaaaaaacatgttacaCATAAGCATACTCAACAAAGCTTGCACCGCAAGTCAAAATATAATACCCTTTTGAAACTTGTTTTGTGTTTAAACAGTTTTTTTCTTACCCTTTGCTACACAGGCACGTGCCAGTCACACGTGCTTCTCCACTTCTACGATGTGGAGCTGCTTTGTATATTTCATGGAGATGGTGATGCAGGTGAAGAGGTGTTGGAGGCATGTTGCTCGTCATCTTCAAACCCAAATTTACCATACAACCCCTGCACCATTAAAAAGTAGCAAGTGTCAAAAGGAAAACCACATTAATCGCAATCAAAAtgagtaaataaaatatttgtaatccCAAGCtgcttaaatttgagaaaaaaaaaatatatttgacgCCGAAGACAAAGCTTGAGTGGATTGAGCTATAATTCTGATTAAAATGCTTAACTTGAATAACTCATGAGCCTAAATTCAATGTTTTTTAGACCGGACAATGGCCTAACCGGtcaagttaaaaaattattaaaaattcaaaaaaataataataaattaaaaaatccaGTTCAACCACCCTTTTCAACCAGttttttacccgattctggttccTGGTCCAACGCACCAGTCTAGTCCGGTTCAAACAACATTGCATAAATTACAAATACAAGTAATGCTTGAAAACTCAAAGTCACTCTAACTCAACAACGAGATTGAATAGAATTTAaggggtttttttctttttcaaactgAACTTTGAATAACTTGCAAACACAAATGACTTTTACACCTTAGCTTCGAAGAATGCAATGCTAAGATCGATGCTTATGCATGCTGTAAAATACTCTAGTAAAACCAATGAAAAATTGTGGACATACCATAGCATCATTGATTCCATAAGCGACACAATAGTGCTCCTGAAAACCAGCAGTTTCAAACAAAATCAGTGATGAACACAATAGTAGTATACATGGAACTTTTTAATCAACAGATGAGAGGCATAGATCATTTATGTGCACCGCTTGCCTCGTCACATGTCAGGCTAGCACCCACACACCAAATCTATGCTACTCAGAGTCAATTATGAGTGCTGGATACGAGTGCATTTAATTTTTTCCCTATATTTAGAGGATCGTTAATAATCATATTGTTCATATCCATTTTCAAATTCAGACAAAttcttcaagaaaaataaagctCGGAGTAACATAGGACCAACTTTGTCTTATTTTCTAGGAACTTCTACGTTAACTTTCAGTTTGAACCAAAGATTCACTTACCTGCATCATATGCCATTCTTCAAATTCATCGAACAATTCCAGCCGCTCGATTCTGAACACCAGAAAATCAAATATAAGAGATCCTCTCAAAATATTTCAGAAAGGTAAAAAATTGGCAAGCTTTccaattaaagtaaaataaaaagagcTAAAGATGTGAAGAAAGAAATTGGAAGGGAATCCTCTTTATATCTTCTCAAAAACCTTGAAAGAATGGCGACTTAAAGAAAGGAAACAACCATTCTTCTTTACAGTAATGCACAGCACACAAAACAAAGGAATTCATTATCTGATTCGGATTTGAACTTATAGAAGTATTATGTTGTATTATGTTAGAATATGTTCACCCTCAACAGAAAATTAAAGGTCAAATTTGAAGTTACAACTTGCGTATTTACTAAACCAACTAAACAGGTCATGGCCTAGGCAATTGAATATCTATCAAATAAAAGTGGTCAACAAAATCATAGGAACATGCACAGGAAACAAATCCACAGATGGTTTACGTAACCAGAAAGCAATAAATAACTACAAGACAATCTAATTCTTATTTTCAAGTTCATGATACTGCTACATATCAAACTTAGCTAACAAGATAATAAAAAGTCATCAGAACAGAACCTAGTTCAAAATAATGAGTAAATTCCCTCAAGTTCAGGCAAATGGCCATCTGCACTGGCTAAATCTCCAATGGGCGATGACATATATGAAAAGTAATTATTTATAATGATAAAGCAGTATCTACCTTCGTCTTTCATTGGCGTCGACAAATTTACTGTAAACTCTCAGCATGTCCCAGGCAACAGCTTTCTGAAATCCCAGGAAATACACCAAAGAACATAAAagataattgaaataataattttttttaaaaaaaaaagaccagaaaacaaaatgaagaagaaaagggACAAAGAATATACAAATATTACTTCTATTAGATGATGCCTTCACTTCTACATATTAAAGTTCATCACTGGCAGTTACTAGGAAGAAATCGAAGAAGTGGAAAGACAGTTGCTAGATTTTTAGCTTTATATAGCCAAAACTAGGTTTTTATATCAGgcattactttttcttttttaggtATGGAGGCATTAATGAGTTTACCATCATAGAAATGCTGCTCTAAAGGCACCCAGCCAAAGTATATCGTGAAATAAATAAACTGACAAATATATATGATCTACCTGATCCTAAATCCCATTATGAACAGACCACACAATTTCAGTCAAAttaagaaacataaaaaaaaagggtATAGCATCAAGTTGAATTAAAAAGACAAGATATACTCATATACCTGCCATCCCTGATCAAGAAATAGTTTTTCCTTTGCTAGCAAAGTTGGTGTAGCATCAATACCCAAAAGTGCACAGCCTCGACTCTGCAACAAAATGTTGACTAATAGTTATTGATCTTCACTAATAACTAGAGTAAGTTACTATAACTTGGTACCAAGGCATCTAAGCCTCACATTTCTGGCATTAACAGCACTTAAGCAATGACAACTCATTCATCTGCATTCCCTCATTTATTGCAACTTGACTAATTATTAAGCTCGCTTCATTGAAACCCTTATTATGTAAAACCAATTTTAGAAAGGGGGATAACATGCTCGATAAGGCATGAGTTCTAGTATCATAAGTGTTTCCTTATAGGAACGTTCACGAATCTGATCAATTATTCTTCACGCTTTATATGAAACTTGGtaatataaacaaaatttcaaaataaaaggtATTGACTGCAATTATATGTCTCAATTCCTTAAAAGTTTCCTGCATTTCAACCAGAAAGAAAAGAGGGGGAAAATGGCATTCTGTAAGGGGAACCTGATGTCCATATTCCCATCTAGCCAGACATCTTTCCTCTTAACATCAACAAAGTGTAAAATATGAACAAACTACAAAGAGGCTCTGGGTTCAAAAGAAATTCACGCAAACAGCGGAGAAACTGCTAATTCGCTCATAGAATCAAGCTAACTCACAAATAAATGAATCCAGAAAGTAAGAAGTTTTCACCTCCAAATTTCTTATCATTTGCTGCCCAAAAGCATCATCTGGATGAATCTGTTGACAAGGACAACAAGTGGTGGATTCATCAATTTCTCTTCAGGCATGTACACAGAAAGCACAGCAGCAGTCAAGGAAGGAACATAAGCAAGAAACCACAACCAACAAGACAGGAACTAAAGCTGTCGAGGTTTCAGAAAAGTACACTACCTGCTCATATAGGAAAAATATTGCTGTTGAAAACGTCTTTGACGCCCAACCAACAATAGAACGGCTTGAATCTGGATTCAGGTATATTAAAACGCATTCTGCAATAATAAATGTTGG contains:
- the LOC107926326 gene encoding glycine--tRNA ligase, chloroplastic/mitochondrial 2 isoform X1 — protein: MAILAFPLVISFLKPNAPYFSLLRLAKPNAILTVPPPPLNRRYFRRTSAASAVHTSSVQQQSSTDASDEPKKASVLTFQQAIQRLQEYWASVGCAIMQCSNTEVGAGTMNPLTYLRVLGPEPWNVAYAEPSIRPDDSRYGENPNRLQRHTQFQVILKPDPGNSQDLFIRSLSALGIDISEHDIRFVEDNWESPVLGAWGLGWEIWMDGMEITQFTYFQQAGSLQLSPISVEITYGLERILMLLQGVDHFKKIQYADGITYGELFMENEKEMSAYYLEHASVDHIQKHFDFFEEEARSLLASGLPIPAYDQLLKTSHAFNILDSRGFVGVTERARYFGRMRSLARQCALLWLKTRESLGHPLGVVSESVDHVCPKEVLEAAVKKVHHDPRLFVLEIGTEEMPPHDVVNASQQLKDLVLQLLEKHRLNHGGIQAFGTPRRLVISVESLCPKQAENELEVRGPPALKAFDPQGNPTKAAEGFCRRYAVPLDSLFRKADGKTEYVYARVKESARFALEVLSEELPGMLAKITFPKSMRWNSQVMFSRPIRWIMSLHGDAVVPFTFAGILSGNLSYGLRNTATATVMVESAESYCSIMKNAGIGIDIEDRKKTILERSHLLAKSVNGNIAFQESLFNEVVNLVEAPVPVLGKFKESFLELPDDLLTMVMQKHQKYFPITDGNGKLLPYFIAVANGAINEMVVRKGNEAVLRARYEDAKFFYELDTNKRFKDFRTQLKGILFHEKLGTILDKMTRVESMVCKLTMGFGVEEDMLLIIKEAASLAMSDLATAVVTEFTSLSGIMARHYALRDGYSEQIAEALFEITLPRFSGDLLPKSDVGIILAIADRIDSLVGLFAAGCQPSSTSDPFGLRRISYGLVQILVEKDKNMNLKHALELAADVQPIKVDATTIEDVYQFVTRRLEQYLVDKGTSPEVVRSALAERANLPCLAAKTARKLEALSKGDLFPKVVEAYSRPTRIVRGKEVDADIEVDATAFETNEERALWDTFLSVENKIHPGIEVDDFIEVSSQLVQPLEDFFNQVFVMVEDERIRKNRLCLLKKIADLPKGVVDLSVLPGF